From Streptomyces sp. NBC_01460, a single genomic window includes:
- a CDS encoding O-methyltransferase yields MRQLRGQERVITANRQTSWAFADAFVAEEEALLWARDRAHETGLRPVSSGTGAALRLLAATADAKAVAEIGTGTGVSGIYLLQGMRPDGVLTTVDPEPERQQFAREAFRAAGFATNRSRFIPGRALDVLPRLADGGYDLVFCDGDRLESLDCLAESLRLLRPGGLVCFEGVFADGRTIDSAAQPAEVLRLRELLRAVRESQELMATLLPVGDGLLCAVRRG; encoded by the coding sequence TTGCGCCAACTACGGGGACAGGAGAGGGTCATTACCGCCAACCGGCAGACGAGCTGGGCATTCGCCGACGCCTTTGTCGCCGAGGAAGAAGCTCTGCTCTGGGCCCGGGACCGGGCACACGAGACAGGGCTCCGCCCGGTGTCCTCGGGCACCGGTGCGGCACTGCGCCTGCTCGCTGCCACCGCGGACGCCAAGGCGGTCGCCGAGATCGGCACCGGAACCGGCGTGTCCGGCATCTACCTGCTGCAGGGCATGCGCCCGGACGGCGTACTGACCACGGTCGACCCGGAGCCCGAGCGCCAGCAGTTCGCCCGCGAGGCCTTCCGTGCCGCGGGCTTCGCGACGAACCGGTCCCGCTTCATCCCGGGGCGCGCCCTCGACGTGCTGCCGCGGCTCGCGGACGGCGGGTACGACCTCGTCTTCTGCGACGGCGACCGGCTCGAGAGCCTCGACTGCCTCGCTGAATCGTTGCGCCTGCTGCGGCCCGGCGGCCTGGTCTGCTTCGAGGGCGTCTTCGCGGACGGCCGCACGATCGACTCCGCCGCACAGCCGGCCGAGGTGCTGCGCCTGCGGGAACTGCTGCGGGCCGTGCGCGAGAGCCAGGAACTCATGGCGACCCTGCTGCCGGTGGGCGACGGGCTGCTGTGCGCGGTGCGGCGCGGCTGA
- a CDS encoding DNA-3-methyladenine glycosylase I encodes MSGAEPAADGRPRCPWGLSTEDYLAYHDTEWGRPVHGDDALFERLCLEAFQSGLSWLTILRRREGFRSAFAGFKISAVAEFTDADKERLLADAGIIRNRAKIDATLANAKVLAGWGAGELDALIWSYAPDPATRPAPRALGDVPAVTPESTALAKDLKKRSIRFVGPTTAYALMQACGLVDDHLADCVARGGGR; translated from the coding sequence GTGAGCGGCGCCGAGCCGGCGGCCGACGGGCGCCCGCGCTGCCCGTGGGGCCTGTCCACGGAGGACTACCTCGCCTATCACGACACCGAGTGGGGCCGCCCCGTCCACGGCGACGACGCCCTCTTCGAGCGGCTCTGCCTGGAGGCGTTCCAGTCCGGCCTGTCGTGGCTCACGATCCTGCGCCGCCGCGAGGGCTTCCGCAGCGCGTTCGCCGGATTCAAGATCTCCGCCGTGGCGGAGTTCACCGACGCCGACAAGGAACGGCTCCTCGCCGACGCCGGGATCATCCGCAACCGGGCGAAGATCGACGCCACGCTGGCCAACGCCAAGGTCCTGGCCGGCTGGGGAGCGGGGGAGCTGGACGCGCTCATCTGGTCGTACGCCCCCGACCCCGCCACGCGTCCGGCCCCGCGCGCCCTCGGTGACGTCCCGGCGGTCACCCCCGAGTCCACGGCGCTGGCCAAGGACCTGAAGAAGCGGTCCATCCGCTTCGTCGGCCCCACGACCGCGTACGCCCTGATGCAGGCCTGCGGCCTGGTCGACGACCACCTGGCCGACTGCGTGGCCCGGGGCGGCGGCCGGTAG
- the folP gene encoding dihydropteroate synthase: MRSAALRLGRREFGPDERVIMAIVNRTPDSFYDQGATFRDEPALSRVEQAVAEGAAIIDIGGVKAGPGEEVTAQEEARRTVGFVAEVRRRHPDVVISVDTWRHDVGEAVCEAGADLLNDAWGGVDPKLAEVAGRYGAGLVCTHAGGAEPRTRPHRVAYDDVMADILRVTLGLAERAVELGVRPDGIMIDPGHDFGKNTRHSLEATRRLDEMTATGWPVLVSLSNKDFVGETLDRPVKERVIGTLATTAVSAWLGAQVYRVHEVAETRQVLDMVSSLAGHRPPAVARRGLA, translated from the coding sequence ATGCGAAGCGCGGCGCTCAGGCTGGGGCGGCGGGAATTCGGGCCGGACGAGCGGGTGATCATGGCGATCGTGAACCGGACCCCCGATTCCTTCTACGACCAGGGCGCGACGTTCCGCGACGAGCCCGCTCTCTCCCGGGTCGAGCAGGCCGTCGCGGAGGGCGCGGCGATCATCGACATCGGCGGGGTGAAGGCCGGCCCCGGCGAGGAGGTGACGGCCCAGGAGGAGGCGCGCCGCACGGTCGGTTTCGTCGCCGAGGTGCGCCGGCGCCATCCCGACGTGGTGATCAGCGTGGACACCTGGCGCCACGACGTGGGCGAGGCCGTCTGCGAGGCGGGTGCGGACCTGCTGAACGACGCCTGGGGCGGCGTCGACCCGAAGCTGGCGGAGGTGGCCGGGCGGTACGGGGCGGGGCTCGTGTGCACGCACGCGGGCGGCGCGGAGCCCCGTACGCGGCCGCACCGGGTCGCCTACGACGACGTGATGGCGGACATCCTGAGGGTGACCCTGGGGCTCGCCGAGCGGGCGGTGGAGCTCGGGGTCAGGCCCGACGGGATCATGATCGACCCGGGTCACGACTTCGGGAAGAACACCCGGCACTCCCTGGAGGCGACGCGCCGGCTGGACGAGATGACGGCGACGGGCTGGCCGGTCCTGGTCTCGCTCTCCAACAAGGACTTCGTCGGGGAGACGCTCGACAGGCCCGTGAAGGAACGCGTGATCGGGACGCTCGCGACGACGGCCGTGTCGGCCTGGCTGGGGGCCCAGGTGTACCGGGTGCACGAGGTGGCCGAGACCCGCCAGGTCCTGGACATGGTCTCGTCCCTCGCGGGCCACCGGCCGCCGGCGGTCGCCCGCCGCGGGCTGGCCTGA
- a CDS encoding DivIVA domain-containing protein, producing the protein MHVFWFLLLTMAVVVAAVTLAVVGGGGSAVLQDVEPERLTDPLPTNRPVGRADVESLRLPMAVRGYRMADVDEALGRLGAELAERDAHIAELESALAGAQATAVNGPDLFKRPGEPPAAEGGPQDEESAR; encoded by the coding sequence ATGCACGTGTTCTGGTTCTTGCTGCTCACGATGGCCGTGGTCGTGGCCGCGGTCACCCTGGCGGTGGTCGGGGGAGGCGGAAGCGCGGTGCTGCAGGACGTCGAGCCCGAGAGGCTCACCGACCCGCTGCCCACGAACCGGCCCGTCGGCCGTGCCGACGTCGAGTCCCTGCGGCTGCCGATGGCCGTGCGGGGCTACCGCATGGCGGACGTCGACGAGGCCCTCGGCAGGCTGGGCGCCGAACTGGCCGAGCGGGACGCCCACATCGCCGAGCTCGAGTCGGCGCTCGCCGGCGCCCAGGCGACCGCGGTGAACGGCCCCGACCTCTTCAAGCGCCCCGGAGAGCCGCCCGCCGCCGAGGGTGGCCCCCAGGACGAGGAGAGCGCGCGGTGA
- a CDS encoding enoyl-CoA hydratase/isomerase family protein, with translation MADTMADAVLTDVSDGLATITINRPDAMNAMNTAAKVALRDALRAVADDPAVRAVLLTATGRAFCVGQDLKEHVAKLSEARESDGGNALSTVREHYNPIVRALTEMEKPVVAGVNGVAAGAGFGFALAADYRVVADTASFNTSFAGVALTADSGVSWTLPRLIGASRAADLLFFPRSISAQDAYELGIANKVVPAADLAKEAHAVARALADGPTVAYAALKASVAYGAGHTLAETLEKEDELQTKAGASQDHTIAVEAFLAKQRPKYLGR, from the coding sequence ATGGCCGACACCATGGCTGACGCCGTGCTCACGGACGTGAGCGACGGGCTCGCGACGATCACGATCAACCGACCCGACGCGATGAACGCCATGAACACCGCGGCCAAGGTCGCGCTCCGCGACGCCCTTCGGGCGGTCGCCGACGACCCCGCCGTACGGGCGGTTCTGCTCACCGCCACCGGGCGCGCCTTCTGCGTCGGCCAGGACCTGAAGGAGCACGTCGCCAAGCTCTCGGAGGCGCGCGAGTCGGACGGCGGCAACGCGCTGAGCACGGTGCGGGAGCACTACAACCCCATCGTCCGGGCCCTCACGGAGATGGAGAAGCCCGTGGTCGCGGGGGTCAACGGGGTGGCCGCCGGAGCGGGCTTCGGGTTCGCGCTCGCCGCGGACTACCGCGTGGTCGCCGACACCGCCTCCTTCAACACGTCCTTCGCGGGCGTGGCGCTGACCGCCGACTCGGGCGTCTCCTGGACCCTGCCCCGGCTGATCGGTGCGAGCCGCGCAGCCGACCTGCTGTTCTTCCCACGCTCGATCTCCGCGCAGGACGCGTACGAGCTGGGGATCGCGAACAAGGTGGTCCCGGCCGCCGACCTGGCGAAGGAGGCACACGCGGTGGCCCGCGCCCTGGCGGACGGTCCGACGGTGGCCTACGCGGCCCTGAAGGCCTCCGTGGCGTACGGCGCCGGGCACACGCTCGCCGAGACGCTGGAGAAGGAGGACGAACTCCAGACGAAGGCGGGCGCGTCGCAGGACCACACGATCGCGGTCGAGGCGTTCCTCGCCAAGCAGAGGCCGAAATACCTCGGCAGGTAG
- a CDS encoding DUF3117 domain-containing protein codes for MAAMKPRTGDGPLEVTKEGRGIVMRVPLEGGGRLVVELTPDEADALGDALKKVVG; via the coding sequence ATGGCGGCCATGAAGCCGCGGACGGGCGACGGCCCGCTCGAGGTGACAAAGGAGGGGCGGGGCATCGTCATGCGCGTTCCGCTCGAAGGCGGCGGTCGGCTTGTCGTCGAGCTGACTCCGGACGAGGCCGATGCACTCGGTGACGCGCTGAAGAAGGTCGTCGGCTGA